The proteins below are encoded in one region of Segatella copri:
- a CDS encoding uracil-DNA glycosylase: protein MNVKIEESWKQHIGEEFDKQYFVDLTNFVKEEYLRTPCYPPGRLIFNAFNLCPFDDVKVVIIGQDPYHEPGQAMGLSFSVPDGITFPPSLINIFKEIQMDLGTPMPATGDLTRWAKQGVLLLNATLTVRAHQAASHQRKGWEEFTDAAIKALSKDKEHLVFILWGGYARSKAKLIDTSKHLILESVHPSPLSANRGGWFGNHHFSRCNAYLQQNGIAPIQW from the coding sequence ATGAACGTAAAGATAGAAGAAAGTTGGAAACAGCATATAGGAGAAGAGTTCGACAAGCAGTATTTTGTTGACCTCACAAACTTCGTGAAAGAGGAATACCTGCGTACGCCCTGTTATCCTCCTGGCCGCTTGATTTTCAATGCCTTCAATCTCTGTCCTTTTGATGATGTGAAGGTAGTGATTATCGGACAGGATCCATACCATGAGCCGGGTCAGGCGATGGGACTGAGTTTCTCTGTGCCGGACGGAATCACTTTCCCACCATCATTGATTAATATATTCAAGGAGATTCAGATGGATCTCGGTACTCCGATGCCAGCTACGGGCGATTTAACCCGCTGGGCAAAGCAGGGAGTATTGTTGCTCAACGCCACGTTGACCGTTCGTGCCCATCAGGCTGCGAGTCATCAGCGCAAAGGCTGGGAGGAGTTTACCGATGCTGCCATCAAGGCACTCAGCAAGGATAAGGAGCACCTGGTGTTTATCCTTTGGGGCGGTTATGCCCGAAGCAAGGCGAAACTCATCGATACAAGCAAGCATCTGATATTGGAAAGCGTTCATCCTTCGCCATTATCAGCCAACAGAGGCGGATGGTTTGGTAATCATCATTTCTCCCGCTGCAATGCGTATCTGCAGCAGAACGGAATTGCGCCTATCCAATGGTAG
- the gyrB gene encoding DNA topoisomerase (ATP-hydrolyzing) subunit B gives MAENQNNANNYSASNIQVLEGLEAVRKRPAMYIGDISEKGLHHLVNETVDNSIDEAMAGYCTDIEVTINEDNSITVEDNGRGIPVDMHEKLHKSALEVVMTVLHAGGKFDKGSYKVSGGLHGVGVSCVNALSTHMLSQVFRDGKIYQQEYEKGKPLYPVKVVGETNKRGTRQQFWPDPTIFTHTVYKWDIIANRMRELAFLNAGIKITLRDLRPDEEGKTKEQVFHAKDGLKEFVRYVDRHRTHLFDDVIYLKTEKQGIPIEIAVMYNTDYSENIHSYVNNINTIEGGTHLTGFRMALTRTLKAYAEADPTISKQIEKAKVEIAPEDFREGLTAVISIKVAEPQFEGQTKTKLGNSEVQGAVQQAVNEALSDYLEEHPDEAKRICEKVVLAATARIAARKARESVQRKNFMTGGGLPGKLADCSMKDPKECEIFLVEGDSAGGSAKQGRDRFRQAILPLRGKILNVEKVQWHKVFEAESVMNIIQSIGVRFGVDGEDSKEANTDKLRYDKIIIMTDADVDGSHIDTLIMTLFYRFMPKVIEEGHLYIATPPLYKCTYRSKVSEYCYTEQQRQAFIDKYGDGVEDKNIHTQRYKGLGEMNPEQLWETTMDPSTRLLKQVTIENAAQADEIFSMLMGDDVEPRREFIEQNATYANIDA, from the coding sequence ATGGCAGAAAATCAAAACAACGCAAATAATTACTCTGCGAGTAACATTCAGGTTCTGGAAGGCCTGGAAGCTGTTCGCAAACGTCCGGCGATGTATATTGGTGACATCTCCGAAAAGGGTCTTCATCACTTGGTAAACGAAACTGTAGACAACTCTATTGACGAAGCAATGGCGGGCTACTGTACCGACATCGAAGTTACCATCAACGAAGACAACTCTATCACCGTAGAAGATAATGGTCGTGGTATCCCTGTGGATATGCACGAGAAACTACATAAATCAGCCCTCGAAGTCGTTATGACCGTGCTTCACGCAGGTGGTAAGTTCGACAAGGGTTCTTACAAGGTATCTGGCGGTTTACATGGTGTGGGTGTAAGTTGTGTGAATGCACTTTCTACCCACATGTTGTCACAGGTGTTCCGTGACGGCAAAATCTACCAGCAGGAATATGAGAAGGGTAAGCCTCTCTATCCGGTTAAGGTGGTAGGTGAAACCAACAAGCGCGGTACACGCCAGCAGTTCTGGCCAGATCCAACCATCTTTACTCACACTGTCTATAAGTGGGACATCATAGCCAACCGTATGCGCGAGTTGGCATTCCTCAATGCAGGTATCAAGATTACCTTGAGAGATTTGCGCCCTGACGAGGAAGGTAAGACCAAGGAGCAGGTTTTCCACGCTAAGGATGGTTTGAAGGAATTCGTCCGTTACGTAGACCGTCACCGCACTCATCTCTTCGATGATGTTATCTATCTGAAGACAGAAAAGCAGGGTATTCCTATCGAGATTGCTGTGATGTACAACACAGATTACTCTGAGAATATCCACTCATACGTCAATAACATCAACACCATTGAGGGTGGTACCCACCTGACTGGTTTCCGTATGGCGTTGACCCGCACCTTGAAGGCTTACGCAGAAGCAGACCCAACCATCTCTAAGCAGATTGAGAAGGCAAAGGTAGAGATTGCACCAGAAGACTTCCGCGAGGGTCTTACTGCCGTTATCTCCATCAAGGTAGCTGAACCTCAGTTTGAGGGACAGACCAAGACCAAGCTCGGTAACAGCGAGGTACAAGGTGCCGTTCAGCAGGCTGTAAACGAGGCTTTGTCTGATTATCTGGAAGAACATCCAGACGAGGCAAAGCGAATCTGCGAAAAGGTTGTCCTGGCTGCTACGGCCCGCATAGCTGCCCGCAAGGCACGTGAGAGTGTACAGCGCAAGAACTTCATGACAGGTGGTGGTCTTCCTGGTAAACTTGCCGATTGCTCAATGAAGGATCCTAAAGAATGCGAGATCTTCCTCGTCGAGGGTGATTCCGCCGGTGGTTCTGCCAAGCAGGGTCGCGACCGTTTCCGTCAGGCTATTCTCCCATTGCGTGGTAAGATTCTGAATGTAGAAAAGGTACAGTGGCACAAGGTATTCGAAGCTGAGTCTGTCATGAATATCATCCAAAGTATCGGTGTCCGCTTCGGTGTAGATGGCGAAGACAGCAAGGAGGCTAATACCGACAAGTTGCGTTACGACAAGATTATCATCATGACCGATGCCGACGTCGATGGTTCTCACATCGACACATTGATTATGACACTCTTCTATCGTTTCATGCCAAAGGTTATTGAAGAAGGCCATCTGTATATCGCTACCCCACCACTCTACAAGTGTACTTATCGTAGCAAGGTAAGCGAGTATTGCTATACAGAGCAGCAGCGCCAGGCATTCATCGACAAGTATGGAGATGGAGTAGAAGACAAGAATATCCACACCCAGCGATACAAAGGTTTGGGTGAGATGAACCCAGAGCAGCTTTGGGAAACTACTATGGACCCATCTACACGCTTGCTCAAGCAGGTTACTATCGAGAACGCAGCCCAGGCTGATGAGATTTTCTCTATGTTGATGGGTGATGATGTAGAACCACGCCGCGAGTTCATCGAACAGAATGCTACTTACGCCAATATCGACGCTTAA
- the recO gene encoding DNA repair protein RecO — protein MEIKTSAIVLQTIKYGDSQLIVDFFTEKLGRLSFMVRVPKSSKGKMKRQLFQPLMVLNLEFDYRPKSNLQRLRDVSIQIPFSDIPFSPYKLGISMFLAELLSYATRHEQANGALYLFIQDSIEWLDHAKGAIANFHIVFMIQLSFHLGFMPNIESGMSGDYFDLVDGCFAAHVPSHVHYLNKEDSMRLVSLFRLDYKTMHLYTMSRMERNRCVEVILEYYKLHLPDFPEMKSFAVLQELFA, from the coding sequence ATGGAGATAAAAACTAGTGCTATCGTATTGCAAACCATCAAGTATGGGGACTCTCAACTTATCGTGGATTTCTTCACCGAAAAGTTGGGAAGACTCTCCTTTATGGTACGTGTGCCTAAGTCATCTAAGGGGAAGATGAAACGGCAGCTTTTCCAACCGCTCATGGTCTTGAATTTAGAATTTGATTATCGTCCCAAGTCAAATCTGCAGCGCCTTAGGGATGTTTCGATTCAGATTCCATTCTCTGATATCCCTTTTTCTCCATACAAACTTGGCATTTCCATGTTCTTGGCAGAACTGCTTTCATATGCTACCCGTCATGAGCAGGCTAATGGTGCGCTCTATCTTTTCATACAGGACAGTATCGAATGGTTAGACCATGCTAAAGGTGCTATTGCCAATTTCCATATAGTCTTTATGATTCAGCTCTCTTTTCATTTGGGTTTTATGCCCAATATAGAGAGTGGTATGTCTGGCGATTATTTTGATTTGGTAGATGGATGTTTTGCAGCTCATGTTCCTTCGCATGTACATTATTTAAATAAGGAAGATTCTATGCGGCTTGTGTCTTTGTTCCGTTTAGACTATAAAACAATGCACCTCTACACAATGTCTCGTATGGAACGAAACAGGTGTGTAGAGGTGATACTGGAGTATTATAAACTTCATTTGCCAGATTTCCCGGAAATGAAGAGTTTTGCTGTTCTTCAGGAACTGTTTGCTTAG
- the rpsT gene encoding 30S ribosomal protein S20, with translation MANHKSSIKRIRQDKKKALHNKYYAKTMRNAVRKLRNMSDKEEAAKLYPTVQKLLDKLAKINVIHDNKAANLKSGLTKHIAKLA, from the coding sequence ATGGCAAATCACAAATCATCAATCAAGAGAATCCGTCAGGACAAGAAGAAGGCTTTGCACAACAAGTATTATGCAAAGACTATGCGCAATGCTGTCCGCAAGTTGCGCAACATGTCTGACAAGGAAGAGGCTGCAAAGCTCTATCCTACTGTTCAGAAGCTTTTAGACAAGTTGGCTAAGATCAACGTTATCCACGACAACAAGGCTGCAAACTTGAAGTCTGGTCTTACAAAGCACATCGCTAAGTTGGCCTAA
- a CDS encoding DUF3109 family protein, with amino-acid sequence MKKNELRILQVGNVLVSPDIITEKFCCDLDACKGECCIEGDAGAPVTLDEIMEIENALDVVWDDLSASAQAIIDKQGVAYTDIEGDLVTSIVNGKDCVFTCYQDLKDLGDGHTIPNCCLCALERAYREGKSKFKKPISCALYPIRAKDFGNEVYGINYNKWRICKDAIKKGEELNLPVYKFLEGPLVEKFGKEWYDELCEVAEQVLAELED; translated from the coding sequence ATGAAGAAAAACGAACTGCGTATTCTGCAGGTGGGCAACGTGTTGGTTTCACCTGATATTATCACCGAAAAATTCTGTTGCGACCTTGATGCCTGCAAGGGCGAGTGCTGCATCGAAGGCGATGCGGGAGCTCCTGTTACCCTGGATGAAATCATGGAGATAGAGAATGCGCTGGATGTAGTTTGGGATGATCTCTCAGCTTCTGCCCAGGCTATCATAGATAAGCAGGGCGTGGCTTATACCGATATTGAAGGCGATTTGGTGACGAGCATCGTGAATGGTAAGGATTGTGTGTTTACCTGCTACCAGGATTTGAAAGACCTGGGCGATGGACATACGATTCCGAATTGTTGTCTCTGTGCCTTGGAGCGTGCTTATCGCGAAGGAAAGTCGAAGTTCAAGAAGCCTATTTCCTGTGCTTTGTATCCAATCCGTGCCAAGGATTTCGGCAACGAGGTGTATGGCATCAACTATAACAAGTGGCGCATCTGCAAGGATGCCATCAAGAAGGGAGAGGAGTTGAACCTTCCGGTTTATAAGTTCCTGGAGGGTCCGCTGGTAGAGAAGTTCGGCAAGGAATGGTATGATGAGCTTTGCGAAGTGGCAGAGCAAGTGCTTGCCGAATTGGAAGACTAA
- the gpmI gene encoding 2,3-bisphosphoglycerate-independent phosphoglycerate mutase, whose amino-acid sequence MAKKALLMILDGWGIGKHDKGDVIFKTPTPYLDYLTAVSAHSTLQTCGEDVGLPKGQMGNSEVGHLNIGAGRVVYQDLVKINKACESGDILKNQEIINAYSYAQKTGKKLHLMGLTSTGGVHSSLDHLFKLIEIGKEYGLKETYVHCFMDGRDTDPKSGKGFIEEVQACCDKNGAHIASIVGRFYAMDRDKRWNRVKEAYDLLVEGKGKQADDMVKAMQESYDEDVTDEFIKPINNSKVDGTIQEGDVVIFINYRNDRAKELTQVLTQQDMPEEGMHTIKDLQYYCMTPYDASFQGVHILFPKENVMNTLGEYLSAQGQKQLHTAETEKYAHVTFFFNGGRETPYEGEDRILVPSPKVATYDLKPEMSAYEVKDKLVGAINTQEYDFIVVNFANGDMVGHTGIYNAIAKAVHAVDNCVKDVIEAAKANDYEAIIIADHGNADHAINEDGTPNTAHSLNPVPFIYVTDNNSATVKDGRLADVAPSILHIMGLEKPADMTGENLISDNK is encoded by the coding sequence ATGGCAAAAAAAGCTCTTTTAATGATTCTCGACGGATGGGGAATCGGTAAGCATGATAAGGGTGATGTTATCTTCAAGACTCCAACTCCTTATCTCGATTATTTGACAGCAGTTTCAGCACATTCTACTCTCCAGACTTGTGGCGAGGACGTAGGTCTTCCTAAAGGTCAGATGGGTAACTCAGAGGTAGGTCACCTCAACATCGGTGCAGGTCGTGTGGTATATCAGGACCTCGTTAAGATCAACAAGGCTTGCGAGAGCGGTGACATCTTGAAGAATCAGGAGATCATCAACGCTTACAGCTATGCTCAGAAGACAGGTAAGAAGCTCCACTTGATGGGCTTGACTTCTACCGGTGGTGTTCACTCTTCTTTGGATCACCTCTTCAAGTTGATTGAGATTGGTAAGGAATATGGTTTGAAGGAGACATACGTTCACTGCTTCATGGATGGTCGTGATACAGACCCTAAGAGCGGTAAGGGCTTCATCGAGGAGGTGCAGGCTTGCTGCGACAAGAACGGTGCACACATCGCAAGCATCGTAGGTCGTTTCTATGCTATGGACCGTGACAAGCGCTGGAACCGTGTGAAGGAAGCATACGACTTGCTCGTTGAGGGTAAGGGTAAGCAGGCTGACGATATGGTGAAGGCAATGCAGGAGAGCTATGATGAGGACGTAACTGACGAGTTCATCAAGCCAATCAATAACTCTAAGGTTGACGGTACTATCCAGGAGGGTGATGTTGTTATCTTCATCAACTACCGTAACGACCGTGCCAAGGAGTTGACACAGGTATTGACTCAGCAGGATATGCCAGAGGAAGGCATGCACACCATCAAGGACTTGCAGTACTACTGCATGACTCCATACGATGCAAGCTTCCAGGGCGTTCACATCCTCTTCCCTAAGGAGAACGTAATGAATACTCTCGGTGAGTACTTGAGTGCACAAGGTCAGAAGCAGCTCCACACTGCAGAGACAGAGAAGTATGCTCATGTAACATTCTTCTTCAATGGTGGTCGTGAGACTCCATACGAGGGTGAGGATCGTATCCTGGTTCCTTCTCCAAAGGTAGCTACTTACGACTTGAAGCCAGAGATGAGCGCTTACGAGGTAAAGGATAAGTTGGTTGGTGCTATCAACACACAGGAGTACGACTTCATCGTTGTAAACTTCGCTAATGGTGATATGGTAGGTCACACAGGTATCTACAACGCTATCGCTAAGGCTGTTCACGCTGTTGACAACTGCGTAAAGGACGTTATCGAGGCTGCTAAGGCTAACGATTATGAGGCTATCATCATCGCTGACCACGGTAATGCAGACCACGCTATCAACGAGGATGGTACCCCTAACACTGCTCACTCTTTGAACCCAGTTCCATTCATCTACGTAACTGATAACAACTCAGCTACCGTAAAGGATGGTCGTTTGGCAGACGTAGCTCCTTCTATCCTCCATATCATGGGCTTGGAGAAGCCTGCAGATATGACAGGTGAGAACTTGATTTCTGACAACAAGTAA
- a CDS encoding glycoside hydrolase family 95 protein, whose product MKHIFFTIALAASSTWNCQATTVSKELQPNKLWYNKPAYAFEESLPLGNGKLGALVYGGANNDSIQLNDITLWTGVPVNPNEGGEAYKWIPKIREALFKEDYKTADSLQHYVQGHNSEFYQPLGMINIKDCNQGEFTDYYRELSLDNSLATVHYRRNGIQYTKEYFASHPDKMIAIKLSASQKRSINSDISLTSLIPHQVKASRGQLTMTGHVLGDEANSTHYCAMLQVKNTDGKVWASDSVLHLKDVSEAIIYLVNETSYNGFDKHPVKEGAPYIENVTDEAWHLANFTYEEFKQRHIADYKKLFDRVSLSLKGAKFDATRPTDKQLLAYSDNHESNPYLEQLYFQYGRYLLISSSRTKGVPANLQGLWAPALRSPWRGNYTININLEENYWPAEVANLSELVAPVDGLVEGMAVTGRHNAQHFYGIDKGWCAGHNTDVWAMTNPVGTGSESPQWSNWAMGGAWLVETLWDHYDYTRDTEYLRNTAYPLMKGAADFLLAWLIPNPHNPNELITAPCTSPEADYITDKGYRGSSFYGGTADLAIIRELFKNTIKGAKALGIDNDYQQQLQSALNRLRPYHIGKRGNLMEWYHDWEDQDWHHRHQSHLLGLYPFHQISVNKTPELAAAATKTLEIKGDNSTGWSTGWRINLWARLHRADKAYQIYRKLLTYVSPEVYKDSKHRSGGTYPNLFDAHPPFQIDGNFGGTAGVCEMLMQCDGETMHLLPALPKEWPAGEIKGIKARGNYEINLVWNNGKVSKASITSKNAGNLTVKYNGKQKALNFKAGETKLIK is encoded by the coding sequence ATGAAGCATATATTTTTTACGATTGCGTTAGCTGCCTCCAGTACATGGAACTGCCAGGCAACAACAGTAAGTAAAGAGTTGCAACCCAACAAGTTGTGGTACAACAAACCTGCATACGCCTTCGAAGAGTCACTGCCATTAGGCAATGGCAAACTGGGTGCGCTGGTTTATGGTGGAGCCAATAATGACTCTATCCAGCTCAACGACATCACCCTTTGGACGGGCGTGCCTGTGAATCCCAACGAAGGTGGTGAAGCCTACAAGTGGATTCCGAAAATCAGAGAGGCGCTGTTCAAGGAGGATTACAAGACCGCCGATTCCCTGCAACACTATGTGCAAGGCCATAACTCGGAGTTCTATCAGCCACTGGGCATGATCAATATCAAAGACTGCAACCAGGGCGAGTTTACGGATTATTACCGCGAACTGAGCCTCGACAACTCCCTGGCTACTGTTCATTACAGGCGCAACGGCATCCAATACACCAAAGAGTATTTTGCTTCTCATCCCGACAAGATGATTGCCATCAAGCTGAGTGCCTCCCAGAAGAGATCCATCAACAGCGACATCTCACTCACTTCCCTCATTCCCCATCAGGTAAAAGCATCCAGAGGACAGCTCACCATGACGGGACATGTTCTCGGCGATGAAGCCAACAGTACGCATTACTGTGCCATGCTTCAGGTGAAGAACACCGACGGAAAAGTGTGGGCAAGCGATTCTGTACTCCATCTGAAGGATGTGAGCGAGGCTATCATCTATCTCGTAAACGAAACAAGTTACAACGGATTCGACAAGCATCCTGTGAAGGAAGGAGCTCCATACATCGAGAACGTTACCGATGAAGCCTGGCACCTTGCCAACTTCACTTACGAAGAATTCAAACAGCGTCACATCGCCGACTACAAGAAACTCTTTGATAGAGTAAGTTTGAGTCTGAAAGGAGCCAAGTTTGATGCCACCCGCCCTACCGACAAACAGTTGCTCGCCTACAGCGACAACCACGAGAGCAACCCTTATCTGGAACAGCTCTATTTCCAGTATGGCAGATACCTGCTCATCAGCAGCAGTAGAACCAAGGGAGTGCCTGCCAACCTGCAGGGACTCTGGGCACCAGCCCTCCGTTCGCCATGGCGCGGCAACTATACCATCAACATCAACCTGGAAGAAAATTACTGGCCGGCAGAAGTTGCGAACCTCTCAGAACTGGTAGCCCCAGTAGACGGATTGGTAGAGGGTATGGCTGTGACAGGTCGCCACAATGCCCAGCACTTCTATGGTATCGATAAGGGATGGTGCGCTGGACACAACACTGATGTCTGGGCTATGACCAATCCTGTAGGAACCGGAAGCGAAAGTCCGCAATGGAGCAACTGGGCTATGGGTGGAGCCTGGCTTGTAGAAACCCTTTGGGATCACTATGACTATACCCGCGATACCGAATATCTTCGCAATACAGCCTATCCGCTGATGAAGGGGGCTGCCGACTTCCTGCTTGCGTGGCTCATCCCGAATCCACACAATCCAAACGAACTGATTACTGCTCCTTGCACATCGCCAGAGGCAGATTACATCACCGATAAGGGCTACCGTGGCAGCAGTTTCTATGGCGGAACCGCCGACCTCGCCATCATCCGCGAGCTCTTCAAGAATACCATCAAGGGAGCAAAAGCCCTGGGCATCGACAACGATTACCAGCAGCAGTTGCAATCAGCCCTCAATCGCCTGCGCCCTTACCACATCGGTAAGCGAGGCAATCTGATGGAGTGGTACCACGATTGGGAAGACCAGGATTGGCATCATCGCCACCAGTCACACCTGCTGGGACTCTATCCATTCCATCAGATTTCGGTAAACAAGACTCCGGAACTTGCTGCTGCCGCAACCAAGACCCTAGAAATCAAGGGCGATAATTCCACCGGTTGGAGTACAGGCTGGAGAATCAACCTCTGGGCTCGTCTGCATCGTGCCGACAAAGCTTATCAGATATACCGCAAGCTGCTCACCTACGTAAGCCCTGAAGTCTACAAGGACAGCAAACACCGCAGCGGTGGCACCTACCCTAACCTCTTTGATGCCCATCCACCTTTCCAGATAGATGGCAACTTCGGAGGCACAGCAGGCGTATGCGAGATGCTGATGCAATGCGATGGCGAGACTATGCATCTTCTTCCTGCTCTACCTAAAGAATGGCCTGCAGGCGAAATTAAGGGTATCAAAGCACGTGGAAACTACGAGATTAATCTCGTATGGAACAATGGAAAGGTCAGCAAAGCTTCCATCACCAGCAAGAATGCCGGAAACCTGACCGTCAAGTATAATGGTAAGCAGAAAGCATTAAATTTCAAGGCTGGCGAAACAAAACTCATAAAATAG
- the ftsZ gene encoding cell division protein FtsZ, with amino-acid sequence MLDNGNAPHILDFGEPEKENSIIKVIGVGGGGGNAVNHMYREGIHDVTFVLCNTDNQALNDSPVPVHLQLGKEGLGAGNKPAKARQAAEETLEDIKNMLNDGTKMAFITAGMGGGTGTGAAPVIARVSKELGILTVGIVTIPFRFEGPKKIDQALDGVEEMSKHVDALLVINNERLRQIYPDLAVLDAFGKADDTLSVAAKSIAEIITVHGLINLDFNDVKTVLKDGGVAIMSTGYGEGEGRVKKAIEDALNSPLLNDNDVFNSKKILLSIAFASEKKDNPGLTMDEMNDVNDFMEKFGDDFELKWGLAIDPELGSRVKVTVLATGFGLEDVEGMNRHLKKHTEEESRRLAEEEEKRAEREDRRKRYYGSDGNTTQYKRHPHIFLFRQEDLDNEDVILQVENTPTYKRTRQTLEEIRNIASGNTEPKEDNNDDATVQGVISFA; translated from the coding sequence ATGCTAGATAATGGAAACGCTCCTCATATTCTTGACTTTGGGGAACCTGAAAAAGAAAATAGCATCATCAAGGTGATTGGTGTTGGTGGTGGCGGTGGAAATGCCGTCAACCACATGTACCGCGAAGGTATACACGATGTAACATTCGTACTCTGCAACACAGACAATCAGGCACTTAACGACTCACCTGTGCCTGTACACCTGCAGCTAGGCAAGGAAGGTCTGGGTGCAGGAAACAAACCTGCAAAGGCACGCCAGGCTGCCGAAGAGACTCTTGAAGATATCAAGAACATGCTCAACGATGGAACAAAAATGGCATTCATCACAGCGGGTATGGGTGGCGGTACCGGTACAGGTGCAGCACCTGTCATCGCCAGAGTTAGTAAGGAGTTAGGTATTCTTACCGTTGGTATCGTAACCATCCCATTCCGTTTTGAAGGTCCTAAGAAGATTGACCAGGCATTGGATGGTGTAGAGGAAATGTCGAAGCATGTAGATGCCTTACTGGTAATCAACAATGAACGTCTTCGCCAGATTTATCCAGACCTTGCCGTTCTCGATGCCTTCGGCAAAGCTGACGACACCTTGAGTGTAGCTGCCAAGAGTATCGCTGAAATCATTACCGTACATGGTCTCATCAACCTCGACTTCAATGATGTGAAGACCGTACTGAAAGATGGCGGTGTGGCTATCATGAGTACAGGTTACGGTGAGGGAGAAGGAAGAGTAAAGAAAGCGATAGAAGATGCCTTGAACTCACCACTCCTTAACGATAATGACGTATTCAACTCTAAGAAGATTCTGCTCAGCATCGCATTTGCAAGCGAGAAGAAAGATAATCCTGGCTTGACCATGGACGAGATGAATGATGTCAACGACTTTATGGAGAAATTCGGTGACGATTTCGAATTGAAATGGGGTCTCGCCATTGACCCTGAATTGGGAAGCCGCGTAAAGGTAACCGTTCTCGCAACAGGTTTCGGACTCGAGGATGTAGAGGGAATGAACCGCCACCTCAAGAAACATACTGAGGAAGAATCTCGCCGTCTCGCTGAAGAAGAGGAGAAACGTGCTGAAAGAGAAGACCGCCGCAAGCGCTATTATGGCAGCGATGGCAATACGACACAGTATAAGCGTCATCCACACATATTCCTGTTCCGTCAGGAAGATTTGGATAACGAGGATGTCATCCTTCAGGTAGAAAACACGCCTACCTATAAGCGTACCCGACAGACTCTGGAAGAAATCCGTAATATAGCTTCCGGTAATACAGAACCGAAAGAAGACAATAATGATGATGCTACAGTACAGGGCGTTATCAGTTTTGCCTAA
- a CDS encoding alpha-L-rhamnosidase N-terminal domain-containing protein — MRYFTILIFTTLWVLNSYAQEFGTHWVSYPFPNDSSEILYRKIYHLDQKPLKAEINMASGGNTRLYINERNATPSIFNEGARDSILLMQTIDISRYLKKGENIIAVWYAPGRIRNKSKQLSLELHGWYTDSVPFYHKADETWWCKPLKGGSYNEKEHFDNRIYTTEWKSAEYQSSGWVHPTGAFNDTVNYIFVDQLPYLTQNKLQMVLEPYKEEFDHQGCRIDFGRPFRGTIRLTIRNASKGTTLHINGNQYVCSGEMDEQAYYRIHAEHQKDFVITWDKGFRRSNITNIEGLEISE, encoded by the coding sequence ATGAGATATTTTACAATTCTCATCTTTACAACTCTCTGGGTGCTGAATTCCTATGCACAGGAATTCGGTACCCATTGGGTATCATATCCATTCCCCAACGATTCTTCTGAGATATTATACAGGAAAATCTATCATCTTGATCAAAAGCCTTTAAAGGCTGAGATAAACATGGCAAGTGGAGGAAATACCCGCCTATACATCAACGAAAGAAATGCTACGCCAAGCATTTTCAACGAAGGAGCCAGAGACAGCATCCTTCTGATGCAAACCATAGATATCTCCAGATATCTGAAAAAGGGCGAAAACATCATCGCGGTCTGGTATGCACCAGGAAGAATAAGAAATAAGAGCAAACAACTCTCGCTGGAACTTCATGGCTGGTATACAGACTCTGTTCCTTTTTATCATAAAGCAGACGAAACATGGTGGTGCAAACCCCTGAAGGGCGGCAGTTACAACGAAAAAGAACACTTTGACAATAGAATATACACTACTGAGTGGAAATCGGCTGAATACCAATCTTCAGGATGGGTTCATCCGACAGGTGCCTTCAATGATACGGTAAACTATATCTTTGTTGACCAGCTGCCATACCTCACCCAGAACAAGCTTCAAATGGTATTAGAACCATACAAGGAGGAATTCGATCATCAGGGATGCCGTATAGACTTCGGACGTCCGTTCCGTGGAACCATCCGGCTCACGATACGCAATGCCAGCAAAGGAACAACACTTCATATTAACGGAAACCAATATGTATGCAGTGGCGAAATGGACGAGCAAGCCTATTACCGCATCCATGCTGAGCATCAAAAAGATTTCGTGATAACTTGGGATAAAGGTTTTAGAAGAAGTAATATCACAAATATAGAAGGATTAGAGATTTCGGAATAA